CAAGTTTAGTTGTTTTTGTCGTTTTAATGGCATTAGTTACTTCTTTTGCTTTTTCTTATAAAAAACTTAGCGACGAAATTGCATTTTTTAAAGGGATGAAATTTAACGATATTGTTTCTGCTCAAGCGCGTGAACTTCAGCAAGCTCAAGACGAAGTGGCCAAGACGCAGTCAAGGCTTGGTGCATTCGAAGAATATATTGTTTATCTGTCTTCACTTGAAAAACAGGTGAGAGATTCACTAAAACTGGGTGATTCTAAAGTGAGCTTGGAGTATGTGCTTGATCGAACTCCGCAAGCTCAATTGGAATCTTCCGTGGAATTGCCTGTTAGTGTTGCGCAGCTTTTATACGAGCAGAGTAATGTGACTTTGATTGCCGAAGAGAGAGCAGAGACGTTAAATTTATTAAAAGATGCGGCAGATGAATACAATGTGCTTCTTGCACGAACTCCCAACATATGGCCTCTTCAGGGATACATATCTTCTTATTTTGGCTGGAGGACAAACCCGTTTGGCGGAGGATGGGAATTCCACAAAGGGATAGATATTTGTGCTTATTACGGTGCTCCAATCCGTGCAACTGCTGATGGCACTGTCACGTCTGCGGGATGGTACGGCGGATATGGTTATACTGTTCAGATTTATCATAGAGATGGCATAGAAACAATTTATGGCCATTTGTCCAGGACTGTGGTTAAATATGGCGAAACCGTAAAAAAAGGGCAGGTAATAGGATATGAAGGAAACACAGGTTTATCTACCGGAGCTCACCTTCACTACGAAAT
The sequence above is a segment of the Caldisericota bacterium genome. Coding sequences within it:
- a CDS encoding M23 family metallopeptidase; translated protein: MDLERHKIRTRKKNIRKRGGFSLIIMPHYQGKMKVIKITSKQIYTSLVVFVVLMALVTSFAFSYKKLSDEIAFFKGMKFNDIVSAQARELQQAQDEVAKTQSRLGAFEEYIVYLSSLEKQVRDSLKLGDSKVSLEYVLDRTPQAQLESSVELPVSVAQLLYEQSNVTLIAEERAETLNLLKDAADEYNVLLARTPNIWPLQGYISSYFGWRTNPFGGGWEFHKGIDICAYYGAPIRATADGTVTSAGWYGGYGYTVQIYHRDGIETIYGHLSRTVVKYGETVKKGQVIGYEGNTGLSTGAHLHYEIRVNGISVNPLNYLK